One region of Sus scrofa isolate TJ Tabasco breed Duroc chromosome 3, Sscrofa11.1, whole genome shotgun sequence genomic DNA includes:
- the MRPL53 gene encoding 39S ribosomal protein L53, mitochondrial, which produces MAAALARLGLRAVKQVRVQFCPFEKNVESTRTFLQAVSSEKVRCTNLNCSVIADVRHDGSEPCVDVLFGDGHRLIMRGAHLTAQEMLTAFASHIQARGAAGSGDKPSASTGR; this is translated from the exons ATGGCGGCGGCCTTGGCTCGGCTCGGACTGCGCGCTGTCAAGCAGGTTCGGGTTCAATTCTGCCCCTTCGAGAAGAATGTGGAGTCTACGAG GACCTTCCTGCAGGCGGTGAGCAGCGAGAAGGTCCGCTGCACCAACCTCAACTGCTCGGTGATTGCGGACGTGAGGCACGACGGCTCCGAGCCCTGCGTGGACGTGCTGTTCG GAGATGGGCATCGCCTGATTATGCGCGGCGCTCACCTCACCGCCCAGGAGATGCTCACTGCCTTCGCCTCCCACATCCAGGCCAGGGGCGCGGCGGGGAGCGGGGACAAGCCCAGCGCCAGTACCGGGCGCTGA